The segment AAAAAGAAAGATTCCGGCGAGATGCTCAGAGAGAATCTTGGGCGGGAGCCGAAAAACATGATGCGCCCGGCTACCCATATCGGGAAGTATACTCATCCCCAGGCCAAGGATGATATGTCTCTTCTCTGCGAGAACTCAAAATGTGGGGGCGGATATGTTTGTTTCGGCAACTTTAGGACTGAATTGAATGATTATGCAGCAGGAAACGCAGCTGACTTACCCCACTCCAAGACCATGGAAGCAATGATGCAAGATGGAAGGAGCGTAAGAGAACACTTGAAGCAATGTTCTTCAGATCTAAGGCGTATTGCCTCAGTAGAAGAAAAAGAATTCAAAAGATGGGCGGAAAATTTTCAGGGAAAGGAAAAGCAGGGCAAATTCTCTTCCAGAACTGATTTTAAGCTTAAACAAGTTTATCTTCCTCTGGAAAATGATCAGTACAGAATACTGACCCTGCTGCCCTGTTCTGTGCTTATCTGGGAGTTGAAGTCCCGTATCAACTCCCGTGAATGGGAAGTAAGGATAGAAAACAACAAAGAATATAATTTCCGGGTCTCATTTGTTGATCAATGGGTGAGAAAATATGGCGGGACAAAGCCTCAAAATGTCAGCCACCTGAATAATGAGAACGGCGGCAATGCCAGAGTGCTGACATGTCTTCCGCCCTCGTTTGGAAGAGACTATGAATTGCCTAAACGCAATTTTTTCGACCAGATCTGGGTATACCTCCCTAAAAATCCTCAGGAAGCTCAAAAAGGAGTCGGCCATCTGTTCATTTCGCTCTACTCGTCTTTGCTCCAAGATCCCAATACCCTTTGGGCACGGAGGAAGAAAAAAGGCATTCTTCGGGCAATAATAGAACGCGGGATAATATGGCCAGCGGAAAAAATCATATCCAGTGCCGAGCCGGGCTGGTCCCTGCAACAACAATACGCTGCACTGTCCCCTGCTCAGAAAGCATGGCTTGATCCTTATGCTCCAGTCGATCCCGAAGGTGACAGGGGGCAGAGTACAGACTGGCAAGAGGAAATAGCGATGCAGATCAGCCGCTTTATTCGCCGGAACTTTGATAAGATGCTTCGTGTTGATCCGCAAAAAAAGAAAATTGAACTGGGTGAAGCCTTTTCGGGGGAAATAGCCAAGTTGGCCAAGGAGTATCTTGATGGATAGCTATCTTGTAATTCAGAAAATGGATGTGACCGAAGCAAGCATGGATTCCTGCCCTATCGTCAATGGTTTTCCGGGAGTTCCCGCGATTATGGGATTTGTTCATGCCCTTCAGAGAAAATTGCAATCAGGTCACCCTGGGATTCTTCTCCCCCTGGCTGGTATTTCCTGCCATTATTTTGACCCAGGGGTCCATAAGACCGGGAGGGAAACAAGGCTCTCTCTGAGCAAGAACCCGCCTTATCTCAAGAAACACGTTGAAAAAGACAAAAATGGGCTTCTTAAAGGTGTTCCGTTTATTGAGGAGGGAAAGGCGGACATGCGGGTCTCCCTGATAATAAAAATTCTGGGTGAGGACTTGAGTTTCAAGGACCTACAGAAGGGTGTCCAGGCCATTTTGCCTCTTTTGCGTTTTGCCGGAGGCACGATCTGGGGCGCGGAAAATATTGTTTGCCGGAACTGCGGTGATGAGGAGGATGAAAGGCATTTGCTGCGCCTGCTCATGCCCGGCTTTGTTCTTGTTGAGAGGAGAGATCTGATAGAACAATCGATGGAAGATGGGAAGGATGCTCTGGATGCGTTACTGGATCATCTTGAGGTACGTCGTGTGGAAGATGAGAACGGTCAAACCGTTGGCTGGGGCAGAAAAACTGAAGAGCCGGGATGGCTGGTTCCCATCGCTGTCGGCTACCGGGCCATATCCGAAACTGGGCAGGTCAAAAACCAGAGAGACCCTGAATACCCGCATTGTTTTGCGGAGAATGTGGTTACATTGGGCGAGTTTGTCATGCCCATCCGTCTGGATAGGCTGGGAAAAGTTCTCTGGCAGTCGAATGTGGACGAAGCCAGTGGACTTTTTGTGTATACAAATCAAAATAAAGGAGAATAGTCATGGCAAAAAACGAGAACAAGGCATCTGTATTGGCTTTCGACCGCCGTTTGTCCAGTTCTAACGCGATGTTTTTCGGGACCAAATGGGATAGAAGGAAAGATAAAGATGTTGGTCGTCCTTTGCCCGTTCAGGAAAAGTCAGTGCGGGGAGTGATAGATAATCGCTTGAAAGACAAAGATCAAACTCAGACCAAGGTGGAAGCAAGCATTGAAAATCCAAACTTGCAAACGGTTGATTATTGCGCCTTGGGGATGGATGAGGACACGCTTCGGGTCCTCTTCAACATTCAGGTGGCCGGGAAAGTGGAGCCCTGCGCCTGCAACAACCCGGCGGTGAAGGAAAAAATTCGAGAAATGGTCTCCGAGTTTGCCGAAAGTGACGGGTTTGTTGAGTTGGCCCGGAGATACGCCGTCAATCTGGCCAACGGCCGTTTTTTGTGGCGTAACCGCTTGGGAGCGGAACAGATCGAGATAACGATAAAAGCTGATGGCAAGGATTATGTATTTTCAAATATCCCA is part of the Desulfonatronum sp. SC1 genome and harbors:
- a CDS encoding type I-F CRISPR-associated protein Csy1 gives rise to the protein MKGCLNEPKGGELVTQTLEELAAQKKKDSGEMLRENLGREPKNMMRPATHIGKYTHPQAKDDMSLLCENSKCGGGYVCFGNFRTELNDYAAGNAADLPHSKTMEAMMQDGRSVREHLKQCSSDLRRIASVEEKEFKRWAENFQGKEKQGKFSSRTDFKLKQVYLPLENDQYRILTLLPCSVLIWELKSRINSREWEVRIENNKEYNFRVSFVDQWVRKYGGTKPQNVSHLNNENGGNARVLTCLPPSFGRDYELPKRNFFDQIWVYLPKNPQEAQKGVGHLFISLYSSLLQDPNTLWARRKKKGILRAIIERGIIWPAEKIISSAEPGWSLQQQYAALSPAQKAWLDPYAPVDPEGDRGQSTDWQEEIAMQISRFIRRNFDKMLRVDPQKKKIELGEAFSGEIAKLAKEYLDG
- the csy3 gene encoding type I-F CRISPR-associated protein Csy3, giving the protein MAKNENKASVLAFDRRLSSSNAMFFGTKWDRRKDKDVGRPLPVQEKSVRGVIDNRLKDKDQTQTKVEASIENPNLQTVDYCALGMDEDTLRVLFNIQVAGKVEPCACNNPAVKEKIREMVSEFAESDGFVELARRYAVNLANGRFLWRNRLGAEQIEITIKADGKDYVFSNIPLTGFDKLEEEVKENAKELGKKMADVLSGRNSHLNMEVDACVKRFPGMEVYPSQELVLDSSRGKGKKSKHLFQANYKYQGKDFQAAALHPQKVTNAVHTIDDWYHPEADKPISINSYGAVTSEGKAYREPKNNDFYTLFDRAVQQGLSKLDPNEQKYMMAMLIRGGVFGEGGE
- the csy2 gene encoding type I-F CRISPR-associated protein Csy2, which gives rise to MDSYLVIQKMDVTEASMDSCPIVNGFPGVPAIMGFVHALQRKLQSGHPGILLPLAGISCHYFDPGVHKTGRETRLSLSKNPPYLKKHVEKDKNGLLKGVPFIEEGKADMRVSLIIKILGEDLSFKDLQKGVQAILPLLRFAGGTIWGAENIVCRNCGDEEDERHLLRLLMPGFVLVERRDLIEQSMEDGKDALDALLDHLEVRRVEDENGQTVGWGRKTEEPGWLVPIAVGYRAISETGQVKNQRDPEYPHCFAENVVTLGEFVMPIRLDRLGKVLWQSNVDEASGLFVYTNQNKGE